Proteins co-encoded in one Bos taurus isolate L1 Dominette 01449 registration number 42190680 breed Hereford chromosome X, ARS-UCD2.0, whole genome shotgun sequence genomic window:
- the PSMD10 gene encoding 26S proteasome non-ATPase regulatory subunit 10 isoform X1, whose amino-acid sequence MEGCVSNLMICNLAYSGKLEELKERILADKSLATRTDQDSRTALHWACSAGHTEIVEFLLQLGVPVNDKDDAGWSPLHIAASAGRDEIVKALLGKGAQVNAVNQNGCTPLHYAASKNRHEIAVMLLEGGANPDAKDHYEATAMHRAAAKGNLKMIHILLYYKASTNIQDTEGNTPLHLACDEERVEEAKLLVSQGASIYIENKEEKTPLQVAKGGLGLILKRMVES is encoded by the exons ATGGAGGGGTGTGTGTCTAACCTAATGATCTGCAACCTGGCCTACAGCGGGAAGCTGGAGGAGTTAAAGGAGAGGATCCTGGCGGATAAGTCCCTGGCCACTAGGACTGACCAG GACAGCAGAACGGCGTTGCATTGGGCATGCTCAGCTGGACATACAGAAATTGTTGAATTCTTGCTGCAACTTGGAGTGCCCGTGAATGATAAAGATGAT GCAGGTTGGTCTCCTCTTCATATTGCTGCTTCTGCTGGCCGAGATGAGATTGTCAAAGCCCTTCTGGGAAAAGGTGCTCAAGTGAATGCTGTCAATCAAAATGGCTGTACTCCCCTACATTATGCAGCTTCCAAAAACAGGCATGAG ATTGCTGTCATGTTACTGGAAGGTGGAGCTAATCCAGACGCTAAGGACCATTATGAGGCCACAGCAATGCACCGCGCAGCAGCCAAGGGTAACTTGAAGATGATTCATATTCTTCTGTACTACAAAGCTTCCACAAACATCCAAGACACTGAGGGTAACACTCCTCT ACACTTAGCCTGTGATGAAGAGAgagtggaagaagcaaaattGCTGGtgtcccaaggagcaagcatttacattgagaataaagaagaaaaaacacccCTGCAAGTGGCCAAAGGTGGGCTGGGTTTAATACTCAAGAGAATGGTGGAAAGCTAA
- the PSMD10 gene encoding 26S proteasome non-ATPase regulatory subunit 10 translates to MEGCVSNLMICNLAYSGKLEELKERILADKSLATRTDQDSRTALHWACSAGHTEIVEFLLQLGVPVNDKDDAGWSPLHIAASAGRDEIVKALLGKGAQVNAVNQNGCTPLHYAASKNRHEIAVMLLEGGANPDAKDHYEATAMHRAAAKDT, encoded by the exons ATGGAGGGGTGTGTGTCTAACCTAATGATCTGCAACCTGGCCTACAGCGGGAAGCTGGAGGAGTTAAAGGAGAGGATCCTGGCGGATAAGTCCCTGGCCACTAGGACTGACCAG GACAGCAGAACGGCGTTGCATTGGGCATGCTCAGCTGGACATACAGAAATTGTTGAATTCTTGCTGCAACTTGGAGTGCCCGTGAATGATAAAGATGAT GCAGGTTGGTCTCCTCTTCATATTGCTGCTTCTGCTGGCCGAGATGAGATTGTCAAAGCCCTTCTGGGAAAAGGTGCTCAAGTGAATGCTGTCAATCAAAATGGCTGTACTCCCCTACATTATGCAGCTTCCAAAAACAGGCATGAG ATTGCTGTCATGTTACTGGAAGGTGGAGCTAATCCAGACGCTAAGGACCATTATGAGGCCACAGCAATGCACCGCGCAGCAGCCAAGG ACACTTAG